One Oscillatoria salina IIICB1 genomic region harbors:
- a CDS encoding M48 family metalloprotease, whose product MKPTRNLRWLAVGMVLFLSLSTFLNLLLPAPVRSQSAVELAQANRLQLLAQGDQLWQEGNQEQAMAYYRQAKPSFPTPTRNSTVPEPIFEIEQLGGGQRLWENALDGITRDLDSKKFLYLQRLIKDYPQFIPAHLKLAEACLEDEEACERYLKDIDPTEIMEQVSELYPAEPEVIRTKVKILAAKKKYLEASIAARQFALILVDHPDAPEFAEMADEYMGRFLSDVKAQMIALGILQAITGGFGISQGDWAQGVSAINMIGLLLKGESAFGEQLANAEVEKLRSQGKLVENPELLNYIKGIGGRLEPYMGRDFDYEYYVVKDPDLNAFTFPGGKIFINTGAIKAINTQAELAGLIGHEIAHSVFSHTYETMVEEIVFQVIKDLLPKNTPISLDQILELGSKANSRAQEQQADILGTRVLNPAGYAADGLRNFMAIMAQREGNRATSWSDTHPASAERVTYLEKLIVDNDYNRYAYEGVSEHREINQII is encoded by the coding sequence ATGAAACCGACGCGAAACTTACGCTGGCTAGCTGTAGGAATGGTTTTATTCCTTAGCTTGAGTACATTCCTCAACTTACTTTTGCCAGCCCCAGTTAGATCCCAATCAGCCGTTGAACTAGCCCAAGCTAATCGTTTACAACTGTTAGCTCAAGGAGACCAACTTTGGCAAGAAGGAAACCAAGAACAAGCTATGGCTTACTATCGACAAGCTAAACCATCGTTTCCTACTCCGACTCGCAATTCCACAGTACCAGAGCCAATTTTTGAGATCGAACAATTAGGCGGCGGTCAACGACTGTGGGAAAATGCTTTAGACGGAATCACAAGAGATCTCGATAGCAAAAAATTTTTGTATTTGCAACGGCTGATCAAGGATTATCCTCAATTTATTCCCGCTCATTTAAAGCTAGCCGAAGCTTGTCTGGAAGATGAAGAAGCTTGTGAAAGATATCTCAAAGATATCGATCCTACGGAAATTATGGAGCAAGTTTCAGAATTATATCCAGCCGAACCAGAAGTAATTAGAACCAAAGTTAAAATTCTCGCGGCTAAGAAAAAATACCTCGAAGCTTCTATTGCTGCACGTCAATTTGCTTTGATTCTAGTTGACCATCCTGATGCTCCCGAATTTGCCGAAATGGCGGACGAGTATATGGGTCGTTTTTTGAGCGATGTTAAAGCGCAGATGATCGCGCTCGGCATTTTACAAGCAATTACAGGTGGTTTTGGGATTTCGCAAGGAGATTGGGCGCAAGGCGTTTCGGCGATTAATATGATTGGTCTGTTGCTTAAGGGTGAGTCAGCATTTGGAGAACAGTTAGCCAATGCTGAAGTCGAGAAATTGCGATCGCAAGGAAAATTGGTAGAAAACCCCGAACTACTTAATTACATCAAAGGCATTGGTGGCAGACTCGAACCCTACATGGGACGCGATTTTGACTACGAATACTACGTTGTTAAAGATCCCGATCTAAATGCTTTTACTTTTCCTGGAGGCAAGATATTTATCAATACCGGAGCCATCAAAGCTATTAATACCCAAGCTGAGTTGGCTGGTTTAATCGGTCACGAAATTGCTCATTCTGTGTTCTCTCATACTTACGAGACAATGGTTGAAGAAATTGTGTTTCAGGTTATTAAGGATTTACTCCCGAAAAATACACCTATTTCTTTAGATCAGATCCTGGAGTTAGGCTCGAAGGCAAACAGTCGCGCTCAAGAGCAACAGGCTGATATTTTGGGAACGAGAGTCTTGAACCCCGCAGGCTATGCTGCTGATGGTTTGCGTAATTTCATGGCTATTATGGCTCAAAGAGAAGGTAACAGAGCGACAAGTTGGTCTGATACTCATCCTGCTTCAGCCGAGCGAGTTACTTATCTCGAAAAGCTGATCGTGGATAACGACTACAACCGCTATGCTTACGAAGGAGTTAGCGAACATCGAGAGATCAATCAGATAATTTAG
- a CDS encoding leucyl aminopeptidase yields MQIRAVDTPQLDWTGDALAVGLFEEAVEVTDELAQLDEKLSGTIKELIAESEFEGKAGSTTVTRVGSNSPIRKIILVGLGKADELQLDTVRKAAAAIARIAKKEKSKTLGVSLPVVENDAAATAQVIAEGMILALHLDNRFKSEPEDKGAKLETVHLIGLNSQPEAIQRAEAICSGVILARELVAAPANEVTPITMAETAEEIAAEYGLTSEILEKSACEQLGMGAYLGVAQASDLPPKFIHLAYKPEGTPKRKLAIVGKSLTFDSGGLNLKVSGSGIETMKMDMGGGAATLGAAKAIAQLKPDVEVHFICAATENMISGKAMHPGDILKASNGKTIEVNNTDAEGRLTLADALVFAEKLAVDAIVDLATLTGACIVALGDDISGLWSTDENLAAEIKQAASKAGEKFWQMPLETNYFELMKSPIADMKNTGSRAGGAITAALFLQQFVEKTPWAHLDVAGPVWADRESGVNNAGATGFPVRTLVNWVLS; encoded by the coding sequence ATGCAAATTAGAGCAGTTGATACGCCACAATTAGATTGGACTGGAGATGCGTTAGCTGTTGGTTTATTCGAGGAAGCGGTGGAAGTCACTGACGAACTCGCTCAGTTAGACGAGAAACTGTCCGGTACGATTAAAGAGTTAATTGCGGAATCAGAGTTTGAAGGTAAAGCGGGAAGCACTACGGTGACTCGCGTTGGTAGTAACAGTCCGATTCGGAAAATTATTTTAGTGGGATTGGGTAAAGCTGACGAGTTACAGTTAGATACAGTACGAAAGGCAGCCGCCGCGATCGCTCGGATCGCGAAGAAGGAAAAAAGTAAGACTCTCGGTGTGAGTTTACCTGTAGTTGAGAATGACGCAGCCGCGACAGCGCAGGTAATCGCGGAAGGTATGATTCTTGCTTTGCATCTGGATAACCGTTTTAAGTCGGAACCGGAAGATAAAGGTGCAAAACTCGAAACTGTCCATCTGATTGGTTTAAATTCTCAACCAGAAGCAATTCAGCGTGCGGAAGCGATCTGTTCTGGGGTAATTTTAGCGAGAGAATTGGTGGCTGCACCAGCTAATGAAGTTACGCCAATTACAATGGCTGAAACTGCTGAAGAAATTGCGGCTGAATATGGTTTAACGAGTGAAATTCTTGAAAAATCAGCTTGCGAACAATTGGGAATGGGTGCATATTTAGGTGTGGCTCAAGCTTCGGATTTGCCGCCTAAGTTTATTCACCTGGCTTATAAACCAGAAGGTACGCCTAAGCGTAAATTAGCAATAGTTGGTAAAAGTTTAACCTTTGATTCGGGTGGCTTGAATTTAAAAGTTTCTGGTAGCGGTATTGAAACGATGAAAATGGATATGGGTGGAGGTGCAGCTACCTTGGGTGCGGCTAAGGCGATCGCGCAACTTAAACCTGATGTAGAAGTCCATTTTATCTGTGCAGCTACGGAAAATATGATTAGTGGTAAGGCGATGCACCCTGGCGATATTCTTAAGGCTTCTAATGGCAAAACTATTGAAGTTAATAATACTGATGCGGAAGGACGTTTAACTCTCGCTGATGCTTTAGTCTTTGCCGAAAAATTAGCAGTTGATGCGATCGTCGATCTGGCAACTCTTACAGGTGCTTGTATTGTCGCTCTCGGTGATGATATTTCTGGTTTGTGGAGTACTGACGAAAATTTAGCTGCCGAAATTAAACAAGCTGCATCCAAAGCTGGTGAGAAATTCTGGCAAATGCCTTTGGAAACTAATTATTTTGAGTTAATGAAGTCTCCCATTGCTGATATGAAAAACACTGGTTCTCGCGCAGGTGGTGCAATCACAGCAGCGTTATTTTTACAGCAATTTGTTGAGAAAACACCTTGGGCGCATCTCGATGTTGCGGGTCCAGTTTGGGCAGATCGAGAAAGCGGTGTTAATAATGCCGGAGCAACTGGTTTTCCCGTTCGTACGCTCGTTAATTGGGTATTAAGTTGA